The following DNA comes from Parachlamydia acanthamoebae.
ACGGTTATCTTTCCTATGTGACAGCCTATTTAAAGGCGAATCATCCGAGAGAATGGATGGCTTCTTTAATGACGTGTGATAGTGATGACTTAAGCAAAGTGGCGAAGTTTATTCGAGAAGCCCAAACCATGGGAATTGCAATTCTTCCTCCAGATATTAACGAAGCAGGATCCACTTTTATTGCAACACCACAAGGGATCCGCTTTGCCATGAAGGGGATTAAAGGGGTCGGAGAAGGGGTCGTAGAGGCAATTGTGCAAGAACGTAACCGTAGCGGTCCTTTTACTCACTTCTATCAATTTTTTAAACGGATCGATTTAAAAAAAGTGGGAAAAAAGAGTATTGAAAACCTGGTGGATGCAGGGAGTTTCGATTTTACAGGATGGTCTCGAGATGCTTTACGTCAAAGTATTGATCCAATGTATGAAACAGCCTTGAAAGAGAAGCGGGAAGAGCAGTCAGGGGTTTTAACATTTTTTGACTTAATGGGAGCTACCTCAGAGGCTAAGTTTAGCTTTGCTCCAAACGTGCTGAATCCGACTTCAAAGCAGAACATCCTGTTGAAAGAGAAAGAATTGTTAGGTTTTTTTCTGACTGGGCATCCTTTAGACAGCTTTCAAGAATATATGCAGCGTTTATCCTGCGTGAATTTTTCCGCGATCGATATGCTAGGAAATGATGCTGTTTTTAGATCCGCTGTGATTATCGAATCTGTGCAGCTCCGTTTATCGGCTAAAACGCAAAAGAAGTTTGCGATTCTGCGGATAAGCGATGGCATTGAAAGTTATGAACTGCCCATTTGGCCGGATCTATACGAGCAAAAAGGGGAGCTTCTTAAAGAAAATCAGCCTTTATATGTCGTCTTGCAAATGGACAAAAAAGAAGAGGCGGTGCGGCTTTCTTGTCGTTGGCTAGATGATCTATCTAAAGTGGATGAAGCCATGATTGAAGCTTGTGATAAAGCCTACGATCGCGCAAAATTTCAGGCAACTAGAACATACCCTCAAAAAAGTACGCAAACTGCTGGTCAAGATAAAGGAGGCAGCATGACAAAAAATGTAGCGCCATCCAAACAGCCGGAGCCTGTTAAACCTCCAAAAGAAAGAAAATGTGTCGTCATCCTCGATATGGAAAAGGTGAGACATAGCCAAGTTCTGAAAATGAAAAAAATCTTTTCCGAACATCGGGGTGATATGCCTGTTGAACTCAATTTTATGATTGGAACACGTGAATTAGCCACATTGCATATCGATGTGTCTTCCGGAATTTTGTTTAATTTAAAATTAAAAGAAGAGCTTTTGCAGTTAGCTGCGATTAAAGATGTTCAAGGAGATTGACAGGAAGTTTTGACTAATTTAGACTTTAGTATTTATTTAATTGGGAAGTCATTAAGATGAAAATATTTAGATGTTTATTATGTGTATTGCTTTCAATAGCGGGAATTTCTAGCTTAGAAGCAGCCTATGTTTTTAAAGACGGACGTTTTGTTGATGCAAAAGAACTTGCGACACAGCCTATGCACGTGCATTACAACTTGGGTGTTGAAGCTTACAATGAAGAAAATTGGCATGAAGCTGTTAAACAATTTACAGTGGTTGTTTCAAACTTTTCTTCTTCTTCATGGGCACAAGAGGCTCTTTTCTTTTTAGGAATTGCAAATTTTCATCTTGATGAATTTGATTTTTCTAACCAATATTTTACTGAATACTTATCTGCTAAAGGATGCCCTGAGCACTTTGAAGAAGCCATTGAGTATAAGTTTGCGATTGCTGAGAAATTCCGTGAAGGAGCTCGAAGGCATCTTTTGGGAACCAAACGACTTCCTAAATGGGCATCTGGTGAATCTCTTGCTTTGCAAATTTACGATGAAGTGACAGCGGCAATGCCTTCCCAAGATATCGCGGCTAAAGCTCTTTACTGTAAAGGCTTATACTTATGGGAGCTCAAAGATTTTCGTGAAAGCGTGGATAGTTTTTACCTTTTAATTCGTCGTTTTCCCAAGCACGAACTTGCTCCAGAAAGTTATGTTGCTATTTCGAGAGTTTACCTGGAACAAAGCGCAGTAGAACTTCAAAATCCTGATATTTTGGCATTTGCCGATGTAAATAAGCGTAAATTTGAAAGGGATTTTCCTGGGGAAGAGCGCTTGCTTGAAGTGGAAGCTAATGTGCTAAAAATTAAAGAAATCTACGCACACGGCTTATTTGAAACAGGGTCTTTCTACGAAAGAAAAGGGCATCCAAAAGCGGCGATTATCTATTACCAAAATACAATTGCAAAGTTTCCTGGCACAGAAATTGCTGAAAGATGCCGTAAACGACTTTTTGTTTTGGGAGCTTGTCCAGAGCTCACAGCAGCTTCGGGTAAGCAAGATGACACAAAAGAGTCTTAAACTATTTTGCTGGGTCTTCCTGCTCATCTTGATGACAGGCTGTGGTTATCGCATAGCAGCGGGGCCCTGCAGTTCAATGAAAACAATTTCTGTCCCTTATGTACAAGGGGATAAGGATGGGGCTTTAACATCTGCGATTGTACGTGAACTATGCAATAGTGATTGCTACCAATACGTCACAAATCAAGGCGATTTATCTCTCATAGTTAAAATTGTAGATTTACGTGATGAAAATATAGGATTCCGTTATTATCGAAAACAACGAGGAAAGCTCACAAATTCGGTGATTCCGACGGAGACTCGTTTATGGGCAAAAGTGGAGATTGCTTTACTGGATAATGACACAGGAAATTATATTTTAGGCCCTGCTCTAATTGAAACGAATGCAGACTTCGATCATGACTACTACTTAAATCTTCACGGCATTAATATTTTTTCCCTCGGCCAGTTGAGTGATGTTGACTCAGCTCGAGATGCTGTATGGGAACCTTTAAACAAAGCCATAAGTCAAAAGATTGTAGATTATGTCAGCAATAGCTGGTAGCAGAGACAATAATATTGCTAAAACTTTTCCCGCTGAATTGGATCAGCTCTATAACATGCTGCGTTTTGTTAAAGAAAACGCATTCGCATTTGGAGTGAATTCGGATGATGCAATTAAAGTTGAATTGGCCATGGAAGAGGCTTTAGTCAATATCATTACCTATGGTTACCCTGAAGATCAAAAAGGGACCATTGAAATTTTATGTGCACCTGTCAAAAAAACGGGCATGCAAATTCTCATCAAAGATCACGGAATTCCCTATAATCCTTTAGCAAATGCAAATAAGTTATTGACCAACACTCCCAGCGGGGGGCAAATCTTGGGCGGATACGGCATTTATTTCATTTTGAAAATCATGGATGAAGTCAATTATCATAGAGAAAGGGATTGCAACTGTCTAACTCTTATTAAATATACGACCTAGGTTGCTTCTGAAGAAGGAGGCGTATCTGTCTCTTGTATCGCTTTAATAAAATCTTCATTTTCTTGGATTTCATGTAAAAATTTTTCAAGAATTCTAAGAACAAGACGGGAAGTATTATAGACTCCCGATGCTAGAAATCCGAGTTCAAGCGTCAGAGATTCCGGATAATTAAGCGCAATCAAAGTCAGTGTTTTGGTCGTGTTTTCAAACTTTTCAGGGATGATCCAAACAACAAAATGCTCATTGATAAGAGTGATTTTATCTTGAGATTCTACAACGTGAAAATAGCGAGTTAAAGCTGCTGGATTTTTTTCCTCGAAAAAGGAATCCAAAAGATCAAACTCAGTCAGTAGAAAAAGATCGACTGGAATAATTCCATCGGGAATCCAATGATTTAGATTCTCCGTGTATTTTTTAAAGTATTCATCTAACAGAGCTAGCTTATTCATATCTATCTCCATAATGCCTTTACCTAAATCAAATAAAGCAACTTCGGTGCCAATTGGTAAAATAGACTTTCGAAACTCAAAATAAGCTCGAAATGAGCCATTTTATTACACGAATAGAAAAAATTATTGGGTAAAGCGTGTTTTTAGATGATACATTTTGAGTTGGAATTCTTTTGCTTTTCAAGTAAAGTAGGCAAAACCAGAACCCAAAATGCTTTATAAGGATGCTTAAACTTACTTATTATTTGATTATCTCTTTATTATTTTTCTCAAATTCCCTTTTTTCAAATACGCTTGATGTTTTTGTGGAAGCGGAAGCTGCAATCTTAATGAATGCAGAAACGGGAAAAATTCTTTATGAAAAAAATATTCACACCTCTTATTTCCCTGCAAGTATTACAAAAATTGCAACAGCCGCTTTTGTTCTTAAATTTTTTTCAGACAAATTAGACGTTATTGTCACTGCGGAGCAAGATTCCATTGGATGGGTGACTGAAGAAGCGAAAAGGAAATCGAACTATACCTTGCCAGCTTATTGGTTAGTTCCCGGGGGAACCCATATGGGAATCATGAAAGGCGAGCAACTTTCTTTAGAGGATCTGCTTCACGGTCTCATGTTGGTTTCTGCTAACGATTCCGCGAATGTTATCGCGCAATACGTGGGAGGGACGGTTCCTGATTTTGTGGATCAGCTCAATGCCTATGCGAAACAAGCAGGATGTCAGCACACGACTTTTCATAATCCGCATGGCTTGCACCACCCCGAACATAAAACAACGGCATATGATATGGCGCTTTTAGCAAAAGAAGCGCTCAGCATTCCTGCATTTTGTAAAATGTTCGGAACGGTTAAATACACAAGGCCTAAAACAAATAAGCAAGAATCTTCTGTCTTAGTTCAAAATCATCCTTTGCTTAAGCAGGGTAAATTTTATTATGCTAAAGCTCTTGGTGCTAAAACAGGTTACACCAATCTCGCCGCGCATAATTTAGTTGTGGCTGCTAGAGATAAAGGTCGAACTTTAATTGCGGTCCTACTAAAAACAAAAGAGAGGGACCAGCTTTTTAAAGATGCCATTAAATTATTTGAGGCAGCTTTTCAACAACCAAAAGTGGAACGGTTGCTTTTAAGGCAAGGCATTCAAAAATTTACACAAAAACCTAATTGGGCTTCTCAACCCTTAAAAGCCTATTTGGATGAGGATGTCAAGATCTCCTACTTTTCCGCCGAAGAACCTCAAGTCCAGTGTGCGGTTGAATGGTTGAATTTGGAACCTCCCATTCAAAAAGGACAAACGATTGGGCAAGTTTGCTTGACAGATCGGGAAGGAGCCTTTAAAAAATATGTGCCCGTAAAAGCCTATGAGGAGCTCTCGGCGAGCTGGTCGTTCTGGATAAAACAATCATTTGGTGAATTATTATTTTGGCACAAAGCCACAAAAATTTTTGCCATTGTGTGCATATTGCTATTTTTTGGAGGACTCGTATTTCAATTTAGAAGACGTTAGGAGAAGATCGTATGGAATATAGGCAATTAGGATATTCAGGTTTTAAGGTGCCCGTTTTGAGTTTTGGAACCGCTACTTTTGGCGGAGGAACCGAATTCTTTAAAGCATGGGGAGAGACTGATGTAAAGGAAGCCTCTCGTTTAGTTGATGTTTGCTTAGAAAGCGGAGTCAATATGTTTGATAGCGCGGACATTTATTCAAATGGCCTATCTGAAGAGGTTCTTGGGCAGGCCATTAAAGGGCGGCGAGATAAAATTCTGATTTCAACCAAAGCGACATTTCGGTTTGGTTCGGATCCAAACGATGTGGGATCCTCCCGCTATCATTTAATCAATGCGTGTGAAAACAGTCTGAAACGTCTCGGAACTGATTACATCGATCTTTATCAAATGCATGGATTTGATGCCATGACACCTGTCGAAGAAACCTTAAGTGCATTAGATAATCTCATTAAAAGTGGAAAGATTCGCTACATTGGATGCTCCAATTTTTCAGGATGGCATCTTATGAAGTCATTGGCCGTTTCAGAAAAATATGGATGGGCGCGTTATGTAGCTTATCAAGGGTATTATTCTCTAATCGGACGAGACTATGAATGGGAATTGATGCCTTTAAACTTAGATCAGAAGGTTGGCTTAACGGTCTGGAGTCCTTTAGGTTGGGGGCGATTGACAGGTAAAGTTCGTCGGGGGCAGCCCTTGCCTGCTCATAGCCGGTTGCCAGCCACTGGCGATATGGGGCCTCCAGTTGAAAATGAGTACCTCTATCATGTGGTGGACGTTCTCGATGAGATCGCGAAGGAGACGGGTAAAACAATTCCTCAGGTGGCTTTAAATTGGCTTTTACAGAGACCAACAGTAGTCAACATTATTATTGGTGCTCGCAATGAACAGCAGTTAAAAGATAATCTTGGTGCTGTGGGCTGGAATTTAACTCCTGAGCAGGTAAAAAAATTAGATGTGGCAAGTGCGCGGACTCCGATCTATCCTTATTGGCATCAAAAAGGTTTTGAGGAAAGAAATCCATCACCTGTTTAATTAATTTATAAAAATTGGAGATTGTAAATTAATTGACTGAAAAGCATAGTTAAAATAAAATCGTTTCTTAAATTATTTTATTTTTAACTATGCATATTGATTCATTATTTGCTACATTGCCCCATTTGGAATCACAAAATGAAACTAGTTCTAATTGTGATAAACCACGTGCTAATCTAAAAAAGAAAATTATCGCTTTTTCGAAAATTCCTTTTTTAAAAATTGCC
Coding sequences within:
- a CDS encoding LPS assembly lipoprotein LptE, giving the protein MKTISVPYVQGDKDGALTSAIVRELCNSDCYQYVTNQGDLSLIVKIVDLRDENIGFRYYRKQRGKLTNSVIPTETRLWAKVEIALLDNDTGNYILGPALIETNADFDHDYYLNLHGINIFSLGQLSDVDSARDAVWEPLNKAISQKIVDYVSNSW
- a CDS encoding ATP-binding protein, whose product is MSAIAGSRDNNIAKTFPAELDQLYNMLRFVKENAFAFGVNSDDAIKVELAMEEALVNIITYGYPEDQKGTIEILCAPVKKTGMQILIKDHGIPYNPLANANKLLTNTPSGGQILGGYGIYFILKIMDEVNYHRERDCNCLTLIKYTT
- a CDS encoding D-alanyl-D-alanine carboxypeptidase family protein, whose translation is MLKLTYYLIISLLFFSNSLFSNTLDVFVEAEAAILMNAETGKILYEKNIHTSYFPASITKIATAAFVLKFFSDKLDVIVTAEQDSIGWVTEEAKRKSNYTLPAYWLVPGGTHMGIMKGEQLSLEDLLHGLMLVSANDSANVIAQYVGGTVPDFVDQLNAYAKQAGCQHTTFHNPHGLHHPEHKTTAYDMALLAKEALSIPAFCKMFGTVKYTRPKTNKQESSVLVQNHPLLKQGKFYYAKALGAKTGYTNLAAHNLVVAARDKGRTLIAVLLKTKERDQLFKDAIKLFEAAFQQPKVERLLLRQGIQKFTQKPNWASQPLKAYLDEDVKISYFSAEEPQVQCAVEWLNLEPPIQKGQTIGQVCLTDREGAFKKYVPVKAYEELSASWSFWIKQSFGELLFWHKATKIFAIVCILLFFGGLVFQFRRR
- a CDS encoding aldo/keto reductase, yielding MEYRQLGYSGFKVPVLSFGTATFGGGTEFFKAWGETDVKEASRLVDVCLESGVNMFDSADIYSNGLSEEVLGQAIKGRRDKILISTKATFRFGSDPNDVGSSRYHLINACENSLKRLGTDYIDLYQMHGFDAMTPVEETLSALDNLIKSGKIRYIGCSNFSGWHLMKSLAVSEKYGWARYVAYQGYYSLIGRDYEWELMPLNLDQKVGLTVWSPLGWGRLTGKVRRGQPLPAHSRLPATGDMGPPVENEYLYHVVDVLDEIAKETGKTIPQVALNWLLQRPTVVNIIIGARNEQQLKDNLGAVGWNLTPEQVKKLDVASARTPIYPYWHQKGFEERNPSPV